The following proteins come from a genomic window of Acinonyx jubatus isolate Ajub_Pintada_27869175 chromosome C1, VMU_Ajub_asm_v1.0, whole genome shotgun sequence:
- the CXCR2 gene encoding C-X-C chemokine receptor type 2 isoform X1, whose translation MEVDWDNYSLEDLFDMENYSYNTDLPTILSDSAPCRPESLEINQYAMVVIYALVFVLSLLGNSLVILVVLYSRVSRSVTDVYLLNLAIADLLFALTLPIWAASKAKGWIFGTALCKVVSLLKEINFYSSILLLACISVDRYLAIVHATRTLTQKRHWVKFICLGIWALSLILSLPIFIFRRAIYPPYSSPVCYEDMGANTTKWRMVMRVLPQTFGFLLPLMVMLFCYGLTLRTLFEAHMGQKHRAMRVIFAVVLIFLLCWLPYNLVLIADTLMRLQAIKETCERRNDIGRALDATEILGFFHSCLNPIIYAFIGQKFRHGLIKIMAIHGLISKEHLSKDSRPSFVGSSSGNTSTTF comes from the coding sequence ATGGAAGTAGACTGGGATAATTACAGCTTGGAAGATCTCTTCGACATGGAAAATTATAGTTACAACACTGACCTGCCCACTATTCTGTCAGACTCTGCCCCATGCAGGCCAGAATCTCTGGAAATCAATCAGTATGCCATGGTGGTCATCTATGCCCTGGTCTTCGTGCTCAGCTTGCTGGGAAACTCCTTAGTGATACTGGTTGTCTTATATAGTCGGGTGAGTCGTTCTGTCACTGATGTCTACCTGCTGAATCTGGCCATAGCCGACTTGCTCTTTGCCCTGACCTTACCTATCTGGGCTGCCTCCAAGGCAAAGGGCTGGATCTTTGGCACAGCCCTTTGCAAGGTGGTCTCACTCCTGAAAGAAATCAACTTCTACAGCAGCATCCTGTTGCTGGCCTGCATCAGCGTGGACCGCTACTTGGCCATTGTCCATGCCACACGCACACTGACTCAGAAGCGGCACTGGGTCAAGTTCATATGCTTAGGCATCTGGGCCCTGTCCCTGATCCTGTCCCTGCCCATCTTCATCTTCCGCAGGGCCATCTATCCCCCTTATTCCAGCCCAGTCTGCTATGAGGACATGGGTGCCAATACTACAAAATGGCGGATGGTGATGCGGGTCCTGCCCCAGACCTTTGGTTTCCTCCTGCCTTTGATGGTCATGCTGTTTTGCTATGGACTCACCCTGCGCACGCTGTTTGAGGCCCACATGGGGCAGAAACACCGGGCCATGAGGGTCATCTTTGCTGTCGTGCTCATCTTCCTGCTCTGCTGGCTGCCCTACAACCTGGTCCTGATCGCAGACACCCTCATGAGGCTCCAGGCGATCAAAGAGACCTGTGAGCGCCGCAATGACATTGGCCGGGCCCTGGATGCCACCGAGATTCTGGGCTTCTTCCACAGCTGCCTCAATCCCATCATCTACGCCTTCATTGGCCAGAAGTTTCGCCATGGACTCATCAAGATCATGGCCATCCATGGCCTCATCAGCAAAGAGCACTTGTCCAAGGACAGCAGGCCTTCCTTCGTTGGCTCTTCTTCAGGGAACACTTCTACTACCTTCTAG
- the CXCR2 gene encoding C-X-C chemokine receptor type 2 isoform X2, with protein MVVIYALVFVLSLLGNSLVILVVLYSRVSRSVTDVYLLNLAIADLLFALTLPIWAASKAKGWIFGTALCKVVSLLKEINFYSSILLLACISVDRYLAIVHATRTLTQKRHWVKFICLGIWALSLILSLPIFIFRRAIYPPYSSPVCYEDMGANTTKWRMVMRVLPQTFGFLLPLMVMLFCYGLTLRTLFEAHMGQKHRAMRVIFAVVLIFLLCWLPYNLVLIADTLMRLQAIKETCERRNDIGRALDATEILGFFHSCLNPIIYAFIGQKFRHGLIKIMAIHGLISKEHLSKDSRPSFVGSSSGNTSTTF; from the coding sequence ATGGTGGTCATCTATGCCCTGGTCTTCGTGCTCAGCTTGCTGGGAAACTCCTTAGTGATACTGGTTGTCTTATATAGTCGGGTGAGTCGTTCTGTCACTGATGTCTACCTGCTGAATCTGGCCATAGCCGACTTGCTCTTTGCCCTGACCTTACCTATCTGGGCTGCCTCCAAGGCAAAGGGCTGGATCTTTGGCACAGCCCTTTGCAAGGTGGTCTCACTCCTGAAAGAAATCAACTTCTACAGCAGCATCCTGTTGCTGGCCTGCATCAGCGTGGACCGCTACTTGGCCATTGTCCATGCCACACGCACACTGACTCAGAAGCGGCACTGGGTCAAGTTCATATGCTTAGGCATCTGGGCCCTGTCCCTGATCCTGTCCCTGCCCATCTTCATCTTCCGCAGGGCCATCTATCCCCCTTATTCCAGCCCAGTCTGCTATGAGGACATGGGTGCCAATACTACAAAATGGCGGATGGTGATGCGGGTCCTGCCCCAGACCTTTGGTTTCCTCCTGCCTTTGATGGTCATGCTGTTTTGCTATGGACTCACCCTGCGCACGCTGTTTGAGGCCCACATGGGGCAGAAACACCGGGCCATGAGGGTCATCTTTGCTGTCGTGCTCATCTTCCTGCTCTGCTGGCTGCCCTACAACCTGGTCCTGATCGCAGACACCCTCATGAGGCTCCAGGCGATCAAAGAGACCTGTGAGCGCCGCAATGACATTGGCCGGGCCCTGGATGCCACCGAGATTCTGGGCTTCTTCCACAGCTGCCTCAATCCCATCATCTACGCCTTCATTGGCCAGAAGTTTCGCCATGGACTCATCAAGATCATGGCCATCCATGGCCTCATCAGCAAAGAGCACTTGTCCAAGGACAGCAGGCCTTCCTTCGTTGGCTCTTCTTCAGGGAACACTTCTACTACCTTCTAG